The nucleotide sequence ACGGTTTCATCCGCTTTGCAAACTCATGGGAGTATCCCATCGATTAGAACGCAAAGTACAATCCTTAATTGATCAAGCAGCAAAACAAGGCGTTGAAGGGGTTCTTTGCTCAGCAGAACAAGTGAATGGGTTACACGCTCCACTACATGCGCACTCCTGGCATTATGTCGTCGAGCAAGAAGGGGTATGCAACTACCACATAGAACCAAAACAGCAAGCAGGAGTGGAAAAAAACAAAGGAACAATCACTAAAACACTAGGAGTAGAAGCAGTACGAGCATTACTCTCTGAGGGCGTAACCGACCTCATAATGCGAAGAGATCAGCAAGATGTAGGATCTACGAAGAGATTGCAACAAGAAACTCCCTTGGTTTTAATGAAGAACGTGGTAGAACAAGTAATGAATGGGCTGTCTTAAACGAGTTTTAGTGAATAGAAGAAGTTCTACAAAGCAAGTCCTCCAACGTACAGCAGTCTTTTTTTTCAAAAACGGGTTTTTCGTCGCAGTTGGTTCCAACTCTTTCCTTGTAGTTGCAGTATTTTTTCAGTTCTTCCCAGTATTATCTGTGTTTTTTAACTCCTTTTTTTGGACAGATTTTCTCGACGGGACATTGTGAGCATAAAGGACTAATGGGTTTACAAATAGTTTGACCAAAACTGACAAGAATGGCGTTATAGTCTCCCCAATATTTTTTTGGCAGTTTCTTACGTAGTTCGATCTCTGTTTGTTCAGGAGTTTTTGTATTTACATATCCAAAACGGTTAGATATCCTGTGAACATGGGTATCAACACACATTGCTGGAATGCCGTATCCTTCACTTAATACAAGGTTTGCTGTTTTGCGACCCACCCCTCTAAAGGTTAACAAGGTGTCAATGTCAGAAGGAACCTTTCCTCCAAATTCTTTTATTATTCTTTGCGACGCTTCTTTTATTTGTACTGCTTTGTTCTCATAAAACGCACAAGGGTAGATTAATTTAGCAATAGTTTTTACAGGAAGTTTCACCATTTCTTGAGGTGTTTTCGCTTTTTCAAATAACCTACTTGCTGCTTCAATAGTTACGTCATCACGAGTACGTAAAGAGATTATAGTGGCAACAAGCACCATGAATGGACTTTTATGATGTGTTGCAATAAGGGTTATTGAAGGCGTGTTCCACTTTGCATATTCTTTTCTAAGTATGCGCATAGCTTTATCAATATCAAAAGACTGTTGGTTCTTTGCGCTTTTAGATGCCATTTATTGTCACCTTCATACCTTTACTAAAATTATGTTCTGCTGAAACTTCAAGCACGTAATCAACGGGTATGTTTGTTCCGTAAACGGGGCAACTCTCATTCTTGCAAGGAGGCGTATTATCCGAAACAAAAACAACTTCCCCATCAGTAATCCACAAGATGTCAAGAGGGATTCGCGTATTTTTCATCCAGAACAATCGTTGATCCTTGTCAGGATACACAAAGAGCATGCCTTTGTGTTTATCTAGTGATTCACGAAACATAAGTCCTGTTTTACGCTCTTCATAAGAATCTGCAATTTCAACCTCAAAACAATCATGATGCACACAAACAATGGGTGTTTTCTCAAAAACATGAGGAATCTGCGGTACACAACCTGCAAGTGTGACGAGTAAGATTACGAACAAGCGTTTCATAGGTTCATCCTTGCCCATTGGAAAAGAAATTGCTGGGCATAACCTCCATACTCTCCAAAATATTCCCGTACAAACTGTTGTTTTTGATCAAGTGTGAGTTCCTCCCCAAAATAATACTC is from Candidatus Woesearchaeota archaeon and encodes:
- a CDS encoding endonuclease III — encoded protein: MASKSAKNQQSFDIDKAMRILRKEYAKWNTPSITLIATHHKSPFMVLVATIISLRTRDDVTIEAASRLFEKAKTPQEMVKLPVKTIAKLIYPCAFYENKAVQIKEASQRIIKEFGGKVPSDIDTLLTFRGVGRKTANLVLSEGYGIPAMCVDTHVHRISNRFGYVNTKTPEQTEIELRKKLPKKYWGDYNAILVSFGQTICKPISPLCSQCPVEKICPKKGVKKHR
- a CDS encoding DUF192 domain-containing protein; amino-acid sequence: MGKDEPMKRLFVILLVTLAGCVPQIPHVFEKTPIVCVHHDCFEVEIADSYEERKTGLMFRESLDKHKGMLFVYPDKDQRLFWMKNTRIPLDILWITDGEVVFVSDNTPPCKNESCPVYGTNIPVDYVLEVSAEHNFSKGMKVTINGI